In Prosthecobacter sp., one genomic interval encodes:
- a CDS encoding protein kinase, which produces MASNFEILRPLEEDTSSTLYLVRDKKRGRESCLRRFKTQKQEDIEGLKELFMQVSHIDSPHLEPVVEFGTDREGFFAVTEGLPPGETLSTVLERGPLTIAEFETVALQLMTVLDELHEQAVVHGSLRPDFVRITGASAANWRVTLHGFGQGFAGRDDSKEEQIRAYRCTAPEQWQDGTTRRRTDVYALGCVLYEALAARPPFDGKVLKELRLKHISHDLPPLQKISSHVPGWMCAWVMHLLAVDPEQRPRKAAVARELFERREAPNLPELPPRSETPAEIAPTTPPVSLNPQPPSSPVVLPTAHHGARHHATSSTIPIAAGPHVAAARAKRPTTIVAAPRKTYAPPRKPPAPAGNNLKPKLIAAAAVVLLLVIFMLSRCGKAPAPVKGKPGQKQR; this is translated from the coding sequence ATGGCATCGAATTTTGAAATCCTGCGTCCCCTGGAAGAAGACACGTCCAGTACGCTCTATCTCGTCCGCGACAAAAAACGCGGCCGTGAATCCTGCCTACGACGGTTTAAAACGCAAAAACAGGAGGATATCGAGGGGCTGAAGGAGCTTTTCATGCAGGTCTCCCACATCGACAGCCCGCATCTGGAGCCGGTGGTCGAATTCGGCACCGACAGGGAGGGGTTCTTCGCGGTGACCGAAGGGCTGCCACCGGGCGAGACACTGAGCACCGTGCTGGAGCGAGGCCCGCTGACCATCGCGGAATTTGAAACCGTGGCGCTGCAACTGATGACCGTGCTGGACGAACTGCATGAGCAGGCGGTCGTGCACGGCAGCCTGCGCCCGGATTTTGTGCGCATCACCGGGGCTTCCGCCGCGAACTGGCGCGTCACGCTGCACGGTTTCGGCCAGGGCTTCGCCGGTCGTGACGATAGCAAGGAGGAGCAAATCCGCGCCTACCGCTGCACTGCGCCGGAGCAGTGGCAGGACGGTACGACGCGACGCCGCACCGATGTCTATGCCCTGGGCTGCGTGCTATATGAGGCGTTGGCCGCAAGACCGCCCTTCGATGGCAAGGTATTGAAGGAACTCCGCCTCAAGCACATCAGCCATGATCTGCCGCCCTTGCAAAAGATCTCCTCGCATGTACCGGGCTGGATGTGCGCCTGGGTGATGCACCTGCTGGCCGTGGATCCCGAGCAGCGCCCACGTAAGGCGGCGGTGGCCCGTGAGCTTTTTGAGCGTCGAGAGGCACCAAACCTGCCGGAACTACCACCGCGCTCGGAAACACCGGCTGAGATCGCGCCCACCACACCACCGGTCAGCCTGAATCCGCAACCGCCCTCCTCACCCGTCGTTCTGCCCACGGCTCATCACGGAGCACGCCATCATGCGACCTCGAGCACGATCCCCATCGCCGCCGGTCCCCATGTGGCCGCCGCCAGGGCGAAACGACCCACGACCATCGTGGCAGCACCACGCAAAACCTACGCGCCGCCACGCAAACCGCCGGCCCCGGCAGGGAACAACCTCAAGCCCAAGCTGATCGCCGCAGCCGCAGTCGTGCTGCTGCTGGTGATTTTCATGCTGTCTCGCTGTGGGAAGGCTCCTGCACCTGTGAAGGGAAAACCGGGGCAAAAACAGCGCTGA
- a CDS encoding di-heme oxidoredictase family protein, whose translation MKAIRNHPILMLALACSIVTPASAQAPKKQPPPPPRNAPAAPATQPAPRTPPPPPPLKQPSQRPQPAQIPQTPPPNPRQPQFGDPLPGLTRRELQEFRDGRADFEAVETDTSGLGPIFNGSSCVICHSSPAVGGASVFNVTRFGRTENGVFNPLATLGGSLLQEREINSAVHEVVPPEANVVAQRNTTPLFGLGLIEAIPDAEILRNVRRQPVDGVLGKVSRVQDAATGRNMIGRFGWKAQVATLLTFSGEAYVNEMGITNRLFPVENAPNGNAQLLSQYDTVADPEDTLDAQGRGDIDRLAEFMQWLGAPPRLQLTPSAVAGRNVFQTVGCATCHVPVMRTGPNRSASLRNQEVWLFSDLLLHDMGALGDGIAQGTADVRDMKTAPLWGLRASAPYLHDGRAATVNDAIKAHDGEAKAAKERYLRLTNQQVQQLLDFLMSI comes from the coding sequence ATGAAAGCGATCCGCAATCACCCCATCCTCATGCTCGCGCTGGCGTGCTCCATCGTGACGCCAGCCAGCGCCCAGGCACCGAAAAAGCAGCCGCCACCGCCCCCGCGCAACGCGCCTGCGGCTCCGGCCACGCAGCCGGCTCCTCGGACGCCACCGCCACCGCCTCCGCTGAAGCAGCCTTCGCAACGTCCGCAACCGGCGCAGATCCCGCAAACGCCTCCGCCCAATCCGCGACAACCGCAGTTCGGTGATCCGCTGCCAGGACTCACGCGGCGCGAGTTGCAGGAGTTTCGCGATGGCAGGGCCGACTTTGAAGCCGTGGAGACGGATACCAGCGGCTTGGGGCCGATTTTCAACGGTTCCTCGTGCGTGATCTGCCATTCGTCGCCTGCTGTCGGCGGAGCGAGTGTGTTCAATGTGACGCGTTTCGGCCGCACGGAGAACGGCGTGTTCAATCCGCTGGCGACGTTGGGTGGTTCACTGTTGCAGGAGCGCGAGATCAATTCGGCGGTGCATGAGGTCGTGCCGCCGGAGGCGAACGTGGTGGCACAGCGCAATACCACGCCGCTCTTTGGCCTCGGTCTGATCGAGGCGATCCCGGACGCGGAGATTCTGCGCAACGTGAGGCGGCAGCCAGTGGATGGTGTGCTGGGAAAGGTGTCCCGTGTGCAGGATGCGGCGACAGGGCGGAACATGATTGGCCGTTTTGGCTGGAAAGCACAAGTCGCCACTCTGCTGACATTTTCCGGTGAGGCGTATGTGAACGAGATGGGCATCACCAACCGCCTGTTCCCGGTGGAAAACGCGCCGAATGGCAATGCGCAGCTTCTCAGCCAGTACGACACGGTCGCCGATCCTGAGGACACGCTGGATGCGCAGGGCAGGGGAGACATCGACCGGCTGGCCGAGTTCATGCAATGGCTTGGCGCTCCGCCGCGCCTGCAACTGACGCCAAGCGCCGTGGCTGGAAGAAATGTGTTTCAAACTGTCGGCTGCGCGACCTGTCATGTGCCGGTGATGCGCACAGGTCCCAATCGCTCCGCTTCTCTGCGCAACCAGGAGGTGTGGTTGTTCTCCGACCTGCTGCTGCATGACATGGGCGCTCTGGGCGACGGCATCGCTCAAGGCACCGCCGATGTGCGCGACATGAAGACCGCGCCGCTGTGGGGCCTGCGCGCCAGCGCCCCGTATCTGCACGACGGGCGTGCCGCGACGGTCAATGATGCGATCAAGGCGCATGATGGCGAGGCTAAGGCGGCGAAAGAGCGCTACCTGAGGCTCACCAACCAGCAGGTGCAGCAGTTGCTCGACTTTCTGATGTCGATCTGA
- a CDS encoding serpin family protein, with the protein MRALLTLLLLAWSLPAQEPKQQAAAASNAHACELFQFFRQMTEGNFCFSPFSSHQIASLLTAAANGETQAELAAVAHMADGTAKGVENTGALRAELAATAGRGALGLEITNSLWAADASDFQPSFLESARSQFGATLQKLPKGDATTCAAAVNLWVREKTRGRVPQIVGPASFASPERAVVAVNTVYLKGRWSSPFDPRLTKPRSFQTPSQAVMLPTMLMPLGAFDYAEAESWQCLEMPMTSGEVSVLILLPRNDPARLKIEASLSPEHWNAVRSGIANCDVNVMLPRFGYSTQLSLKALWQALGAKRLFQAGAADLSNGLSAGNWFISDVSHEAMIEVNELGAEAAAATLGPRDPFGAAPNPPKRRNVSFIANRPFIWVLRHQATGLILFMGRYAGA; encoded by the coding sequence ATGCGCGCCTTGCTGACTTTGCTGCTCCTTGCCTGGAGCCTCCCTGCCCAGGAACCGAAACAACAGGCGGCCGCAGCCTCGAATGCCCACGCCTGCGAGCTGTTCCAATTCTTCCGTCAGATGACCGAGGGCAATTTTTGCTTCTCCCCTTTCAGTTCGCATCAGATCGCCAGCCTTCTCACAGCAGCGGCGAACGGTGAAACACAAGCCGAACTCGCAGCAGTTGCTCACATGGCCGATGGCACGGCAAAAGGGGTCGAAAATACCGGTGCGTTGCGTGCCGAATTAGCTGCCACTGCAGGCAGGGGAGCGCTTGGGTTGGAAATCACTAATTCACTATGGGCTGCAGATGCCAGCGACTTTCAGCCGTCGTTCTTGGAGTCCGCTCGCTCACAATTCGGCGCAACGCTGCAAAAACTGCCGAAAGGCGATGCCACCACCTGCGCGGCCGCCGTGAATCTCTGGGTGCGTGAGAAGACACGCGGACGTGTGCCGCAGATCGTCGGCCCTGCCTCATTTGCGTCACCGGAACGCGCCGTGGTGGCCGTAAACACGGTGTATCTCAAAGGCCGCTGGTCGAGTCCCTTCGACCCCAGGCTCACCAAACCACGCTCATTCCAAACACCAAGCCAGGCCGTCATGCTGCCCACGATGCTGATGCCGCTCGGTGCGTTTGATTATGCCGAGGCCGAATCCTGGCAATGCCTCGAAATGCCCATGACTAGCGGTGAGGTGAGCGTGCTAATCCTGCTGCCACGCAATGATCCCGCACGGTTAAAAATCGAAGCCAGTCTCAGCCCAGAACACTGGAACGCCGTGCGCAGCGGCATCGCCAACTGTGACGTGAACGTGATGCTGCCACGCTTTGGCTACAGCACGCAACTCAGCCTCAAGGCACTCTGGCAGGCGCTGGGCGCGAAACGTTTGTTCCAGGCGGGTGCCGCTGATCTCTCCAACGGCCTGTCGGCGGGCAACTGGTTCATCAGCGACGTCTCGCACGAGGCAATGATCGAAGTGAACGAACTCGGTGCCGAAGCCGCTGCTGCAACCCTTGGTCCGAGAGACCCTTTCGGAGCCGCTCCTAATCCGCCCAAACGTCGTAATGTCAGCTTCATCGCCAACCGTCCCTTCATCTGGGTGCTGCGGCATCAAGCCACTGGATTGATTCTGTTCATGGGACGTTACGCAGGAGCTTGA
- a CDS encoding amidase, with protein MKRRRLLQSAALALCPAACVEKLRSPLPFATLADLAALLEAKNTTPLLLAEHFLERIARLDRSGPRLSAIIELNPEVKTIAASCKPGLLHGLPVLIKDNIETADAMQTTAGSLALRNHKPARDAALVSRLREAGAIILGKTNLSEWANIRSPDSTSGWSARGGLTRNPHKLTHSASGSSSGSAVAVAAGLAPAAIGTETNGSIISPASACGIVGFKPTVGLISGAGIIPITHHQDTAGPMTLTVRDAAMLMQVLSKDFSAELPHDALKGARLGVLRKQSGKHPQVLALFETALQKLRDAGAIIIDSVELPNTREAGSLSWKAMLIELRTDLNAYLEQRGGDVRALAELIAFNEKHRDAEMPHFGQEFFEQAEQLGTPEIIAAGQKARQLAKKLAGPEGIDAALQAHGLDALICPTNDPVGVIDLEKGDTNERVASTPAAVAGYPHLTVPMGFVNSLPVGFSFIGTAGADARMLALGHGFEQITLARRPPTFSAG; from the coding sequence ATGAAACGCCGCCGCCTTCTTCAATCTGCCGCCTTGGCGCTCTGCCCGGCAGCCTGCGTGGAAAAACTACGCTCTCCGCTGCCATTCGCCACCCTTGCCGATCTCGCGGCCCTGCTTGAGGCGAAGAACACGACGCCGCTGCTGCTTGCCGAACATTTCCTGGAGCGCATCGCAAGGCTGGACCGTTCCGGGCCGCGACTGAGTGCGATCATTGAACTCAACCCTGAGGTCAAAACGATCGCCGCCTCGTGCAAACCCGGCCTGCTGCATGGCCTGCCGGTCTTGATCAAGGACAACATCGAAACCGCCGATGCCATGCAAACCACGGCAGGTTCGCTGGCACTACGAAATCACAAACCAGCACGCGACGCAGCGCTCGTATCTCGATTGCGCGAGGCTGGCGCCATCATTCTCGGCAAAACGAATCTCAGCGAGTGGGCGAACATCCGCTCGCCCGATTCCACCAGCGGTTGGAGCGCACGCGGTGGTCTCACGCGCAATCCGCACAAGCTCACGCACAGCGCCAGCGGCTCCAGTTCCGGCTCCGCAGTCGCCGTGGCGGCAGGACTGGCTCCGGCGGCGATTGGCACGGAAACCAACGGCTCCATCATTAGTCCGGCCAGCGCCTGCGGCATTGTCGGCTTCAAACCAACGGTCGGACTCATCAGCGGGGCGGGTATCATCCCGATCACCCATCATCAAGACACCGCAGGGCCAATGACGCTCACCGTTCGCGATGCTGCGATGCTCATGCAGGTGCTCAGCAAAGATTTCAGCGCAGAACTGCCGCACGACGCCCTGAAAGGCGCACGCCTCGGCGTGCTGCGGAAACAAAGTGGCAAGCACCCGCAGGTGCTCGCGCTGTTTGAAACTGCGCTGCAAAAACTGCGTGATGCCGGGGCCATCATTATCGATTCCGTTGAACTGCCGAACACTCGCGAAGCCGGCTCCCTGTCCTGGAAGGCCATGCTGATCGAACTGCGCACCGATTTGAACGCCTACCTCGAACAGCGTGGCGGTGACGTGCGCGCGCTGGCGGAATTGATCGCCTTCAATGAAAAACATCGCGACGCCGAAATGCCGCACTTCGGCCAGGAGTTCTTCGAGCAGGCGGAACAACTCGGCACACCGGAAATCATCGCCGCAGGCCAGAAAGCTCGACAGCTTGCCAAAAAACTCGCCGGGCCGGAAGGAATCGACGCTGCGCTCCAAGCTCACGGTCTCGACGCCCTGATCTGCCCCACCAACGATCCTGTCGGCGTGATCGACCTGGAAAAAGGCGACACCAATGAGCGCGTCGCCAGCACTCCTGCCGCCGTGGCCGGCTACCCACATCTCACCGTGCCCATGGGCTTCGTGAACAGCCTGCCGGTCGGTTTTTCTTTCATCGGCACTGCTGGAGCAGATGCGCGCATGCTTGCCCTCGGGCATGGCTTCGAGCAGATCACACTGGCACGTCGTCCGCCGACGTTCAGCGCAGGATAA
- a CDS encoding sugar phosphate isomerase/epimerase family protein, which produces MNRRSFILSSAAAAAIPVSGVHAGQFTGKIRKSLKWGMAQKAAQGMTLTEAFKKLRACGYEGVEPSLLGHVNTDNADEWIAASKESGLVIDGTVGGRSDGLEAGIDLTKKLDGDSMLVVLAYPQDKPLQQTWDESVVRMKAAALHAEKQGIKVLIENVWNTFLISAYDMARFIDEVGSPWVQVHFDIGNMVRWGVPEHWAQVLGKRSQKLDVKEYDLDRAMNEGMRKGFDKPLGEGSINWAAVRAELVKINYTGWAAAEVKAGNWDYLADVAKRMDKVLDL; this is translated from the coding sequence ATGAACCGCCGCTCATTCATTCTCTCCTCCGCCGCTGCCGCTGCGATCCCGGTTTCCGGCGTTCATGCCGGGCAATTCACGGGTAAGATTCGCAAATCGCTCAAGTGGGGCATGGCGCAGAAGGCGGCGCAGGGCATGACGTTGACGGAGGCTTTCAAGAAGCTGCGTGCTTGCGGCTATGAAGGTGTGGAACCGAGTCTGCTCGGTCATGTGAACACAGATAACGCGGATGAATGGATCGCCGCGAGCAAGGAGAGCGGGTTGGTCATCGACGGCACGGTCGGTGGACGCAGCGATGGGCTGGAGGCGGGCATTGATCTCACGAAGAAACTCGATGGTGACTCGATGCTAGTCGTGCTGGCTTATCCGCAGGACAAGCCGCTTCAGCAGACGTGGGACGAGTCAGTTGTACGCATGAAGGCTGCTGCTCTGCATGCGGAGAAACAGGGAATCAAGGTGCTGATCGAAAATGTCTGGAACACGTTTCTCATCAGCGCCTACGACATGGCGCGGTTCATTGATGAAGTGGGCAGCCCGTGGGTGCAGGTGCATTTCGACATCGGCAACATGGTGCGCTGGGGCGTGCCGGAGCATTGGGCGCAGGTGCTTGGGAAGCGGAGCCAGAAGCTCGATGTGAAGGAATACGACCTCGACAGAGCAATGAACGAAGGCATGCGCAAAGGTTTCGACAAGCCGCTCGGCGAAGGCAGCATCAACTGGGCCGCGGTGCGCGCTGAACTGGTCAAGATCAATTATACGGGGTGGGCTGCTGCTGAGGTGAAGGCCGGGAACTGGGATTACCTAGCCGATGTGGCGAAGCGCATGGACAAGGTGCTGGATTTGTAG
- a CDS encoding ABC transporter ATP-binding protein codes for MDDFLVIDHVTKSFGSQRAVDDVSLAVAQGEAFSLLGPSGCGKTTLLRMIAGFERPDSGRILVGGQDITALPPEQRPVNTVFQNYALFPHLSVWENVAFGLRMSRRPREEIRSGVDRMLELVRLSEQARKRPAQLSGGQRQRVAVARALVNRPQVLLLDEPLAALDLKLRQHMLMELNTIHEQVGTTFIYVTHDQGEAMSLSDRIAVMNAGKVEQIDSPEHLYETPRSSFVATFIGDANFFTGTAVELQHEGYVRVLVEGLGSPLVLSNGTISSNQTLRLMVRPEKISLTLKRPLSGDRVNAFAGVVEDIAYFGSHTRYRIRAGEHHIIAQLQRSRFSGGEIAPERGAEVWMSFHPDEGRVVLLEDAA; via the coding sequence ATGGACGATTTTCTCGTCATCGACCACGTCACCAAATCCTTCGGCTCTCAGCGTGCCGTGGATGATGTGTCGTTGGCTGTTGCCCAAGGGGAGGCATTCTCGCTTCTCGGCCCGAGCGGTTGCGGCAAAACCACCCTGCTGCGAATGATCGCCGGGTTTGAGCGGCCTGACAGTGGGCGGATTCTGGTTGGAGGTCAGGATATCACCGCTTTGCCGCCAGAGCAGCGCCCGGTGAACACCGTATTTCAAAACTACGCGCTCTTTCCGCATCTCAGTGTGTGGGAAAACGTCGCCTTCGGCCTGCGCATGAGCCGCCGCCCGCGCGAGGAGATCCGCAGCGGTGTGGATCGCATGCTCGAACTCGTGCGCCTCAGCGAGCAGGCGCGCAAACGTCCCGCGCAGCTTAGCGGCGGTCAGCGGCAGCGTGTCGCCGTCGCCCGCGCACTGGTGAACCGCCCGCAGGTGCTGCTGCTCGATGAACCTCTCGCCGCGCTCGATTTGAAGCTGCGACAGCACATGCTCATGGAGCTGAACACGATCCATGAGCAGGTCGGCACCACCTTCATCTATGTCACGCATGACCAGGGTGAGGCCATGAGCCTGAGCGACCGCATCGCCGTGATGAACGCCGGCAAGGTCGAGCAGATCGATTCACCTGAGCATCTGTATGAAACGCCGCGCAGCAGCTTCGTTGCCACCTTCATCGGGGATGCCAATTTCTTCACCGGCACCGCCGTCGAACTCCAACACGAGGGCTATGTGCGCGTGCTGGTTGAGGGCTTGGGCAGTCCGCTCGTGCTTAGCAATGGCACGATCTCATCGAATCAAACGCTGCGCCTGATGGTGCGCCCGGAAAAAATCAGCCTCACGCTCAAACGTCCGCTTAGCGGCGATCGTGTGAATGCTTTTGCTGGTGTGGTCGAAGACATCGCCTATTTCGGTTCACACACGCGTTACCGCATTCGTGCCGGGGAGCATCACATCATCGCCCAGCTTCAGCGCAGCCGGTTCAGTGGCGGTGAGATCGCCCCGGAGCGTGGAGCCGAGGTGTGGATGAGTTTTCACCCCGATGAGGGCCGTGTCGTGCTGCTGGAGGACGCTGCATGA
- a CDS encoding Gfo/Idh/MocA family oxidoreductase produces MNTPLCRWGILGAAFIARKNWQAIRDAGNATLVAVASRDLARAQSFINECQGSAPHPTAPEAMDSYDALLTRTDIDAVYIPLPTGLRKEWVIRAAQAGKHVLVEKPVGCGATDVAEIIAACEKHHVQFMDGVMFMHGRRLNHLRGVVDRDVGQIRHIASQFSFMSDAEFQRTNIRAHGTLEPLGCLGDLGWYCLRFTLWAMNYAVPTHVTGRIHAETRQTDDAPPVPLEFSGTLTFAGGTSASFYCSFTAANAQWAIVSGDNGLLQVSDFVLPFSGPQTHFSITRSDFVLDRCQFDMHEGRSIETIDEPSSNAPGSQECGMFQTFSQLVLSGKIDPHWPNISLLTQRVLDACLRSARAGGVTVDC; encoded by the coding sequence ATGAACACACCACTTTGCCGCTGGGGCATTCTCGGCGCCGCCTTCATCGCACGCAAAAACTGGCAGGCCATCCGCGATGCCGGAAACGCCACGCTGGTTGCTGTGGCCAGCCGTGATCTGGCTCGTGCGCAAAGTTTCATCAATGAATGCCAGGGCAGCGCGCCGCATCCCACCGCTCCTGAGGCGATGGACAGCTACGATGCACTGCTCACGCGAACCGACATCGATGCCGTTTACATTCCGCTGCCCACCGGATTGCGGAAGGAGTGGGTGATTCGCGCCGCGCAGGCCGGAAAACACGTTCTCGTCGAAAAACCTGTCGGTTGCGGCGCCACCGATGTCGCCGAGATCATCGCCGCGTGTGAAAAGCACCACGTGCAGTTCATGGACGGCGTCATGTTCATGCACGGGCGCCGATTGAATCATCTGCGTGGCGTGGTAGATCGCGATGTCGGCCAGATCCGCCACATCGCCTCGCAATTCAGCTTCATGAGCGACGCGGAATTCCAGCGCACCAACATCCGTGCGCACGGCACGCTCGAACCACTCGGCTGTCTGGGCGATCTCGGCTGGTACTGCCTGCGCTTCACGCTTTGGGCCATGAACTACGCAGTCCCCACTCACGTCACCGGCCGCATCCATGCCGAAACACGGCAAACCGATGACGCGCCGCCCGTACCGCTCGAATTCTCCGGCACGCTCACCTTCGCGGGCGGCACCAGTGCCTCGTTCTACTGCTCCTTCACCGCCGCGAACGCCCAGTGGGCCATCGTCAGTGGCGACAATGGCCTGCTGCAAGTCTCCGACTTCGTCCTGCCCTTCTCCGGCCCGCAAACCCATTTCAGCATCACCCGCTCTGATTTCGTCCTCGACCGCTGCCAGTTCGACATGCACGAAGGCCGCAGCATCGAAACAATCGACGAACCCAGCAGCAACGCGCCCGGCTCGCAGGAATGCGGCATGTTTCAAACCTTTTCCCAACTCGTGCTCTCAGGCAAAATCGACCCGCACTGGCCCAACATCAGCCTGCTCACGCAACGTGTGCTCGACGCCTGTCTGCGTTCGGCAAGAGCGGGAGGCGTGACCGTTGATTGTTGA
- a CDS encoding DUF3147 family protein: MTLKLLLKYLLSAGIITLVSEMVKRSDKAGALLAALPFVSIITLFWVHFESAPELRAQKTADHMYYIFWYVLPTLPMFLLFPAFQRWWGFYGALGGSAVLTIALFALLRVITARFGLML; this comes from the coding sequence ATGACTCTCAAACTCCTCCTCAAATACCTCCTCAGCGCAGGCATCATCACCCTGGTGAGCGAAATGGTGAAACGCAGTGACAAAGCCGGCGCCCTCCTCGCCGCGCTGCCGTTCGTGAGCATCATCACTTTGTTCTGGGTGCATTTTGAGAGCGCTCCTGAACTGCGGGCACAGAAGACCGCCGACCACATGTATTACATCTTCTGGTACGTGCTGCCCACGCTGCCCATGTTCCTGCTCTTTCCTGCCTTTCAACGCTGGTGGGGCTTTTACGGCGCCCTCGGCGGCAGCGCCGTGCTCACCATCGCCCTCTTCGCGCTGCTGCGCGTCATCACCGCCCGCTTTGGGTTGATGCTGTGA